In the Verrucomicrobiia bacterium genome, one interval contains:
- the gatA gene encoding Asp-tRNA(Asn)/Glu-tRNA(Gln) amidotransferase subunit GatA — MTIAEIVTKVTTGAASAVQITQGALAKAESASDYHALLSLTTERALERAKLIDEKIAKGEAVGRLAGVPFVAKDNFLAFGAPTTAASQILENFNAPFQATAIERLEAEGAICIGKANLDAFAHGGSTENSAFGPTLNATDTTRVAGGSSGGSAVAVALGIVPFALGTDTGGSIRQPASFNGVVGLKPTYGTVSRYGVVAMASSTDVIGPIARTIADAELVLEVMAGKDEKDGTSLPGFFTPRADTPKKQTIGLIKEWMDEGVDAEVREAVEKQVAALRTAGHTVEEVSLPMARYSLAIYYIVVPAEISSNLARYDGVRYGRRAEAANLAELYGRSRDESFVDENKRRIMIGSYVLSSGYFDAYYLQAQKARTLLINEFNVLFTKYDALIGPVAPTPAFKLGENTEDPVKMYLADLMTVPASLAGLPAVSVPAGVNSQGLPIGLQVIGARKADAAILQLAKQLTGENK; from the coding sequence ATGACGATTGCTGAAATTGTTACAAAAGTTACTACTGGTGCGGCGTCGGCGGTCCAAATAACTCAAGGCGCGCTGGCAAAGGCCGAGTCGGCGAGCGACTACCATGCGCTGTTATCGCTGACGACTGAGCGCGCCCTTGAACGCGCCAAACTAATTGACGAAAAAATTGCTAAGGGTGAAGCGGTCGGTCGATTGGCCGGCGTACCATTTGTTGCCAAGGACAATTTTTTGGCATTTGGTGCTCCAACAACAGCCGCCAGCCAGATTCTTGAGAATTTTAACGCTCCGTTTCAGGCAACGGCTATCGAAAGACTTGAAGCCGAAGGGGCGATCTGCATTGGCAAAGCTAACCTCGATGCCTTTGCACATGGCGGCAGCACTGAAAACTCGGCTTTTGGCCCTACGTTAAACGCCACCGATACTACGCGGGTTGCCGGCGGTAGTTCTGGTGGTTCGGCAGTCGCGGTGGCACTAGGCATTGTGCCGTTTGCACTTGGCACCGACACCGGTGGCTCGATTCGCCAGCCAGCCAGTTTTAACGGCGTTGTGGGCCTGAAGCCGACGTACGGCACCGTTAGCCGCTACGGCGTTGTGGCAATGGCAAGTAGCACCGATGTTATTGGGCCAATTGCTCGAACGATTGCAGACGCCGAATTGGTGCTTGAAGTTATGGCCGGTAAAGACGAAAAAGATGGCACCAGCTTGCCAGGTTTCTTTACGCCACGAGCGGACACACCTAAAAAGCAAACTATTGGTTTAATTAAAGAATGGATGGACGAAGGCGTCGATGCCGAAGTGCGTGAAGCCGTAGAAAAGCAAGTCGCGGCGTTGCGAACGGCCGGCCACACGGTGGAAGAAGTCAGCTTGCCGATGGCGCGCTATAGTTTGGCGATTTATTATATTGTTGTGCCAGCCGAAATTAGCTCTAACTTGGCCCGGTACGACGGCGTTCGCTATGGCCGGCGTGCCGAAGCGGCAAACCTGGCCGAACTTTATGGCCGCAGCCGCGATGAAAGCTTTGTGGATGAAAACAAACGCCGCATCATGATTGGCAGCTACGTACTTTCCAGTGGCTATTTTGACGCTTATTATTTGCAGGCTCAAAAAGCCCGCACACTGCTGATTAACGAATTTAACGTGTTATTCACAAAATATGATGCGCTAATTGGGCCAGTTGCGCCGACGCCAGCCTTCAAGCTGGGAGAAAATACCGAAGATCCCGTAAAAATGTATCTGGCTGACCTCATGACGGTGCCGGCTAGCTTAGCTGGCCTCCCGGCGGTGAGTGTGCCAGCCGGCGTTAACAGCCAAGGCTTACCAATTGGCCTGCAGGTTATCGGTGCCCGGAAGGCTGATGCGGCAATTTTACAACTAGCGAAACAACTGACAGGAGAAAACAAGTAA
- the gatB gene encoding Asp-tRNA(Asn)/Glu-tRNA(Gln) amidotransferase subunit GatB: MVTANILEQYEPTIGIECHVQLKTATKLFSGADNDARDKEPNTVVSPVDFGFPGVLPVLNEAAVTLAIRAGLALKSEIARLSRFDRKHYFYPDLPKGYQITQMYQPIIGPGVVEAPLSDGRSIAVRIHHAHLEEDAGKLTHPTGKDYSLVDLNRAGTPLIEIVSEADMHSPEEAKAYAQELYLLMTYAGVTNGDLYHGNMRFDVNISVAKKSAKEWGTRAEIKNLNSFRSVEKAAEFEFKRQVALLERGEKVVQETRGWNDATLETFSQRTKEDAQDYRYFPDADIPPVVISEEQIGAVRAAMPTLPSEYRAAWQTMQLDNSVVNALLASQQNAAVVLELQANYGDATARRVAYWFASALTDIETSETTPTQPQASYFAELADMVEEKQLSSTAAKDVFNEMLRTNTPPRKIAEDKNLIQENDEAAIIAIVEEVLAAPGSQKALDDIRSGNEKAIGFLVGQAMKLSKGKAHPGIVQKLIKERI; the protein is encoded by the coding sequence ATGGTGACCGCGAATATTCTTGAACAGTACGAGCCGACTATTGGTATCGAGTGTCATGTTCAGCTAAAAACTGCCACAAAACTGTTTTCTGGTGCCGATAACGACGCCCGCGATAAAGAACCGAACACCGTCGTGAGCCCGGTTGATTTTGGCTTTCCCGGCGTGCTACCAGTACTCAACGAAGCAGCCGTAACATTGGCGATTCGTGCTGGCTTGGCCTTAAAAAGCGAGATCGCCCGCTTAAGCCGCTTTGACCGCAAGCATTATTTTTACCCAGATCTTCCTAAAGGTTACCAGATCACTCAGATGTACCAGCCAATTATTGGCCCCGGTGTGGTCGAGGCGCCGCTGAGTGACGGGCGCAGCATTGCGGTGCGTATTCACCACGCCCATCTTGAAGAAGACGCCGGCAAACTAACGCATCCAACCGGCAAAGATTACAGCCTGGTTGATTTAAACCGGGCCGGTACGCCATTGATCGAAATAGTATCCGAGGCCGACATGCACTCTCCGGAGGAAGCCAAGGCCTACGCCCAAGAACTTTATTTGCTTATGACTTATGCGGGTGTGACGAACGGCGATTTGTATCATGGCAACATGCGCTTTGATGTTAATATTTCGGTGGCAAAAAAAAGCGCCAAAGAGTGGGGAACGCGGGCTGAGATTAAGAATTTGAACTCGTTCAGAAGTGTTGAAAAGGCTGCAGAGTTTGAATTTAAACGGCAAGTTGCACTTTTAGAACGTGGCGAGAAGGTGGTTCAGGAAACACGCGGCTGGAACGACGCCACGCTTGAAACTTTTAGTCAGCGCACTAAGGAAGACGCACAGGATTACCGTTACTTTCCTGATGCCGATATTCCACCAGTGGTGATTTCAGAAGAGCAAATTGGAGCCGTCCGCGCTGCCATGCCAACCTTGCCTTCAGAGTACCGTGCCGCATGGCAAACGATGCAACTCGACAATTCAGTGGTTAACGCCCTGCTGGCTTCACAGCAAAATGCTGCGGTGGTGCTTGAATTGCAAGCAAATTACGGCGATGCGACTGCACGTCGGGTTGCTTACTGGTTTGCGAGTGCGCTAACGGACATTGAGACGTCCGAAACAACACCTACTCAGCCACAAGCCAGCTATTTCGCTGAACTCGCCGACATGGTAGAAGAAAAACAGCTGAGTTCTACTGCCGCCAAAGATGTATTTAACGAAATGTTGCGCACCAATACGCCGCCGCGCAAGATTGCCGAAGATAAAAATCTCATTCAAGAAAACGACGAAGCGGCAATTATTGCAATTGTAGAAGAAGTGCTAGCCGCACCGGGCTCACAAAAAGCACTCGACGATATCCGAAGCGGTAACGAAAAAGCCATTGGGTTTTTGGTGGGGCAAGCCATGAAACTTTCTAAAGGCAAGGCCCATCCTGGTATTGTCCAAAAGTTGATCAAAGAAAGGATTTAG
- a CDS encoding UTP--glucose-1-phosphate uridylyltransferase, which produces MQLKRPTKAIICAAGLGTRFLPQTKAMPKEMLPIIDRPVIQLIAEEAVAAGVTEIIIVTGSTKRAIEDHFDRSDELENELRQRGKDDLAQQIKQIAQMANFVYVRQKGNPKGNARPVLNAAHLIDDEEPFFVFFADDFFRSEVPRAMQLLKAHEATGKSVISLIEVPKSDADKYGMAAITDKVGERTFRVSELVEKPGPEKTPSQFASVGGYLLTPDILPIIAKEVPGVGGEITLADSINELAQTDAVYGEFIEGEWHDTGDQLKYLKAVVDTALTNEKLGADFEAYLRNRLG; this is translated from the coding sequence ATGCAGTTGAAACGTCCAACGAAAGCTATTATTTGTGCAGCTGGCCTTGGGACCCGCTTTTTGCCGCAAACAAAAGCCATGCCGAAAGAAATGTTGCCGATTATCGACCGGCCAGTTATTCAGCTGATCGCGGAAGAAGCAGTGGCAGCTGGGGTAACCGAAATTATAATTGTAACCGGTAGTACCAAACGTGCAATAGAAGACCACTTTGACCGTTCGGATGAATTAGAAAATGAGCTGCGCCAACGCGGAAAAGACGATTTAGCCCAGCAAATAAAGCAAATCGCACAAATGGCGAACTTTGTTTATGTACGGCAAAAAGGCAACCCAAAAGGCAATGCTCGACCAGTGTTAAACGCTGCCCACCTAATTGACGACGAAGAGCCATTTTTTGTCTTTTTTGCTGACGATTTCTTTAGGAGCGAAGTGCCCCGGGCGATGCAGCTTTTAAAAGCTCACGAAGCCACCGGTAAGTCGGTGATTTCGCTAATTGAAGTACCAAAGAGCGACGCCGATAAATATGGCATGGCAGCAATCACTGATAAAGTTGGTGAACGCACTTTCCGTGTTTCTGAACTGGTCGAAAAGCCCGGCCCAGAAAAAACTCCTTCGCAGTTTGCGTCGGTTGGCGGCTATTTACTTACGCCTGATATTTTGCCAATTATTGCAAAAGAAGTGCCCGGGGTTGGTGGCGAAATTACCTTAGCCGATTCGATAAACGAACTGGCTCAAACAGATGCAGTATACGGTGAATTTATTGAAGGCGAGTGGCATGACACCGGCGACCAGCTAAAATACCTCAAAGCGGTAGTTGATACGGCTCTCACCAACGAAAAACTAGGCGCCGACTTTGAAGCCTATTTGCGTAATCGTCTCGGCTGA
- a CDS encoding GlsB/YeaQ/YmgE family stress response membrane protein, whose protein sequence is MNFLLWILLGGIAGWIASIITKSNASMGLVANIVVGIIGAFIGGFLFQTFGGQDVTGFNLYSLLVATVGAVVLIWIIKMIRR, encoded by the coding sequence ATGAACTTTTTGCTTTGGATACTACTAGGTGGCATCGCTGGTTGGATTGCCTCAATCATCACCAAATCTAATGCCTCAATGGGATTGGTGGCTAATATTGTCGTTGGTATCATCGGCGCCTTCATTGGCGGTTTCTTGTTCCAAACTTTTGGTGGCCAAGATGTGACCGGCTTCAACCTATATAGCCTGCTTGTGGCAACAGTTGGTGCCGTGGTGCTGATCTGGATCATTAAAATGATCCGTCGCTAG
- a CDS encoding YtxH domain-containing protein, translating to MAGKGKFALGAVVGAVAGVIAGFLTAPKSGKETRQDIKRKAGDLKETANEKAQEVKVKASETVEKVKQNFEEHSDKVMHHAHDLKQHAAGAAKDVKEDFNKRVK from the coding sequence ATGGCTGGAAAAGGTAAATTTGCATTAGGAGCGGTTGTAGGCGCCGTAGCGGGTGTTATTGCAGGCTTTCTCACCGCTCCAAAATCTGGCAAGGAAACCCGACAAGATATCAAGCGCAAGGCAGGTGACTTAAAAGAAACTGCCAACGAAAAAGCGCAAGAGGTCAAGGTTAAGGCGAGTGAAACTGTCGAAAAAGTAAAGCAAAACTTCGAAGAGCATTCCGATAAAGTCATGCACCACGCGCACGATCTTAAGCAGCACGCAGCGGGTGCCGCCAAGGATGTGAAAGAAGATTTCAATAAGCGCGTTAAGTAA
- a CDS encoding DUF5665 domain-containing protein — MEKKQSTKREKDDSFIEGIKKDNTRGAQRELLEELFNDIYIHRKQVYLVNFFRGISFGLGSVIGGTLILAALFWLLSQLVGLPVLGDLFRGFLEATSRARGQ; from the coding sequence ATGGAAAAAAAGCAGTCAACCAAACGCGAAAAAGACGATAGCTTCATTGAAGGCATTAAAAAAGATAATACCCGTGGCGCACAACGAGAATTGCTGGAAGAGCTATTTAATGATATTTATATTCATCGTAAACAAGTCTATTTAGTCAACTTTTTTAGAGGTATTTCTTTTGGTCTTGGGAGCGTGATCGGCGGTACGTTAATTCTGGCAGCACTCTTTTGGCTCCTATCGCAACTGGTGGGCTTGCCAGTTTTAGGCGATCTTTTCAGGGGGTTTCTTGAAGCTACCAGCCGCGCGCGTGGTCAATAA